One window from the genome of Mumia sp. ZJ1417 encodes:
- a CDS encoding FKBP-type peptidyl-prolyl cis-trans isomerase, translating to MIAPLLVFTAAACGGGDDESDAGTFDDVTVTGKVGEAPEVKDAKGVEVDEMTSRVITEGDGPKVAEGDNATMKYVIIQAKDGKEMGGTFETEGDSATTLDSTQDTILAPALVGKPYGTRVLIGLTGKDLGQTEGENADDTLLVVADVLSKWEAPKVTGTIADVSVSGKGDAEPKITLKKTPLVVAKTESKVLTPAKGKKAETVKAGDSVSVRYVGVNGRDGKTFDSSYKSGGTVDFELKEGQMIPGFITGLVGKKIGDRVLITIPYTDAYGAAGRPDGGINGGDTLVFVVDLVKKAAPAATPTP from the coding sequence ATGATCGCCCCGCTCCTCGTCTTCACTGCCGCCGCCTGTGGTGGCGGAGACGACGAATCCGACGCGGGCACCTTCGATGACGTCACCGTGACCGGCAAGGTCGGTGAGGCGCCTGAGGTGAAGGACGCCAAGGGCGTCGAGGTCGACGAGATGACCAGCCGCGTCATCACCGAGGGCGACGGCCCGAAGGTTGCCGAGGGCGACAACGCCACGATGAAGTACGTCATCATCCAGGCCAAGGACGGCAAGGAGATGGGCGGCACGTTCGAGACCGAAGGCGACAGCGCCACCACGCTCGACTCCACCCAGGACACCATCCTTGCCCCCGCGCTCGTCGGCAAGCCCTACGGCACCCGCGTCCTGATCGGTCTCACCGGCAAGGACCTCGGGCAGACCGAGGGCGAGAACGCCGACGACACGCTCCTGGTCGTCGCCGACGTCCTCTCCAAGTGGGAGGCACCCAAGGTGACGGGCACGATCGCCGACGTCAGCGTCTCGGGCAAGGGCGACGCAGAGCCCAAGATCACCCTGAAGAAGACGCCGCTGGTCGTCGCCAAGACCGAGTCGAAGGTCCTCACGCCCGCCAAGGGCAAGAAGGCTGAGACCGTCAAGGCGGGCGACTCGGTCTCCGTCCGCTACGTGGGCGTCAACGGCCGTGACGGCAAGACCTTCGACAGCTCGTACAAGTCCGGCGGCACCGTCGACTTCGAGCTCAAGGAGGGCCAGATGATCCCGGGCTTCATCACCGGCCTCGTCGGCAAGAAGATCGGTGACCGCGTTCTCATCACGATCCCTTACACCGATGCGTACGGTGCAGCCGGTCGTCCGGACGGCGGCATCAACGGCGGCGACACGCTCGTGTTCGTGGTCGATCTCGTGAAGAAGGCCGCACCGGCGGCCACGCCCACGCCGTAA
- the pafA gene encoding Pup--protein ligase has translation MDRRIFGIENEYGVTCTFRGQRRLSPDEVARYLFRRVVSWGRSSNVFLRNGARLYLDVGSHPEYATPECDDIVELVTHDKAGERVLEGLLLDAQTRLREDGILGDIYLFKNNTDSAGNSYGCHENYLVSRDGEFSRIADILIPFLVSRQIICGAGKVQQTPRGAMFSVSQRAEHIWEGVSSATTRSRPIINTRDEPHADAERYRRLHVIVGDSNMSETTMLLKVATTHLVLQMIEAGIPMRDMTLDNPIRAIREISHDMTGRRKVALANGRELSALEIQSEYLTKARAFVDRFDPDNSVSVRALELWERTLKAVESEDLSLVEREIDWVIKYRLLDRYREKNNLTWSHPRIAQMDLAYHDILRDRGLYYLLERQGAVARVTDDLAIFEAKSKPPQTTRARLRGEFIKRAQERRRDFTVDWVHLKLNDQAQRTVLCKDPFRSHDERVQKLIDGM, from the coding sequence GTGGACCGACGGATCTTCGGGATCGAGAACGAGTACGGCGTGACGTGCACGTTCCGGGGACAGCGACGCCTGTCGCCGGACGAGGTGGCGCGCTATCTGTTCCGCCGGGTCGTGTCCTGGGGGCGCAGCAGCAACGTCTTCCTGCGTAACGGCGCCCGGCTCTATCTGGACGTCGGCAGCCACCCGGAGTACGCCACCCCGGAGTGCGACGACATCGTCGAGCTCGTGACCCACGACAAGGCGGGGGAGCGGGTCCTCGAAGGGCTTCTGCTTGACGCCCAGACGCGGCTGCGCGAGGACGGCATCCTCGGCGACATCTATCTCTTCAAGAACAACACCGACTCCGCCGGCAACTCGTACGGGTGCCACGAGAACTACCTCGTCTCTCGCGACGGCGAGTTCAGCCGGATCGCCGACATCCTGATCCCGTTCCTGGTGTCGCGCCAGATCATCTGCGGCGCAGGCAAGGTCCAGCAGACTCCGCGGGGGGCGATGTTCTCCGTCTCGCAGCGCGCCGAGCACATCTGGGAGGGCGTCTCGTCAGCGACGACGCGCTCGCGCCCGATCATCAACACCCGCGACGAGCCGCACGCGGACGCCGAGCGCTACCGCCGTCTGCACGTCATCGTCGGCGACTCGAACATGAGCGAGACGACGATGCTGCTCAAGGTCGCGACGACGCACCTCGTCCTGCAGATGATCGAGGCCGGCATCCCGATGCGCGACATGACCCTCGACAACCCGATCCGCGCCATCCGTGAGATCTCCCACGACATGACGGGGCGCCGCAAGGTCGCGCTCGCCAATGGACGCGAGCTCTCCGCGCTGGAGATCCAGTCCGAGTACCTCACCAAGGCGCGCGCCTTCGTCGACCGGTTCGACCCTGACAACTCGGTCTCCGTACGGGCGCTGGAGCTGTGGGAGCGCACGCTCAAGGCCGTCGAGTCCGAGGACCTGTCGCTGGTCGAGCGCGAGATCGACTGGGTCATCAAGTATCGGTTGCTCGACCGCTACCGCGAGAAGAACAACCTCACGTGGAGCCACCCGCGCATCGCGCAGATGGACCTCGCATACCACGACATCCTGCGCGACCGCGGTCTCTACTACCTGCTCGAGCGTCAAGGGGCGGTGGCTCGTGTGACCGACGACCTGGCGATCTTCGAGGCGAAGTCTAAGCCCCCGCAGACCACGCGGGCCCGCCTGCGCGGCGAATTCATCAAGCGTGCACAGGAGCGACGGCGCGATTTCACCGTCGACTGGGTGCATCTCAAGCTCAACGACCAGGCCCAGCGCACCGTCCTTTGCAAGGACCCGTTCCGGTCGCACGACGAGCGCGTCCAGAAGCTCATCGACGGCATGTGA
- the prcA gene encoding proteasome subunit alpha — MSAGFYVSPEQLMKDRADFARKGIARGRSVVVVQYADGVLFVAENQSNALHKISEIYDRIGFAAVGRYNEFENLRIAGVRLADLRGYSYDRSDVTGRGLANAYAQTLGTIFSSGGEKPYEVELFVAEVGTTPELDQIYRLTYDGSVADIQGHAVMGGQAESAEGYLKDHYTAGLDLDGAIVLAAKALGHEDTAPRTITADQLEVAVLDRTRSQPRKFKRISNAQVEAGLAAG, encoded by the coding sequence GTGAGCGCAGGGTTCTACGTCTCGCCCGAGCAGCTGATGAAGGACCGCGCGGACTTCGCGCGCAAGGGCATCGCCCGCGGCCGCAGCGTCGTGGTCGTCCAGTACGCCGACGGCGTGCTCTTCGTCGCCGAGAACCAGTCCAACGCGTTGCACAAGATCAGCGAGATCTACGACCGGATCGGGTTCGCCGCCGTCGGACGCTACAACGAGTTCGAGAACCTGCGGATCGCCGGCGTCCGCCTCGCCGACCTGCGTGGCTACTCGTACGACCGCAGCGACGTCACCGGCCGAGGCCTCGCCAACGCGTACGCCCAGACGCTCGGCACGATCTTCTCCTCCGGCGGCGAGAAGCCGTACGAGGTGGAGCTGTTCGTCGCCGAGGTCGGGACGACTCCCGAGCTGGACCAGATCTACCGGCTGACGTACGACGGCTCGGTGGCGGACATCCAGGGCCACGCCGTGATGGGTGGGCAGGCGGAGTCGGCCGAGGGCTATCTCAAGGACCACTACACGGCGGGGCTCGACCTCGACGGTGCGATCGTGCTGGCGGCCAAGGCGCTCGGCCACGAGGACACCGCGCCGCGGACCATCACCGCTGACCAGCTCGAGGTCGCGGTGCTCGACCGTACCCGCAGCCAGCCCCGCAAGTTCAAGCGGATCTCGAACGCGCAGGTCGAAGCCGGGCTCGCCGCAGGCTGA
- a CDS encoding YafY family protein, with translation MAPRTTERLMNLLIALLVTPTSLPKSRIREVIEPYRGQSDAAFDRMFERDKDALRTIGIRIEVGETESYHGVEPGYRIRREDFELPPIDLEPAEAAVIGVAARVWQSARLGDATAVALRKLVAAGVPVDPDALSGVEPRLAASEPAFEAVWDAVVTRTPVTFLYERADGARAQRVVEPWRVVSWHGRWYLVGYDRDRADQRLFRLSRVVGDVEAAGASMEFDVPDDADVREIAASLFPAPPTSDAVVRVRKGRGLGLRRRATTQEPGDEGWDVIEVPYGSAGELASDIASYGPDAVAVSPPELRTEVRDRLARVLEVSSR, from the coding sequence GTGGCACCACGCACGACCGAGCGGCTGATGAACCTCCTCATCGCGCTCCTGGTGACGCCGACCTCTCTCCCCAAGTCCCGCATCCGTGAGGTCATCGAGCCCTACCGCGGCCAGTCCGACGCCGCGTTCGACCGGATGTTCGAGCGGGACAAAGACGCACTGCGGACCATCGGCATCCGCATCGAGGTGGGGGAGACCGAGTCCTACCACGGCGTCGAGCCGGGCTACCGGATCCGTCGAGAGGACTTCGAGCTCCCGCCGATCGACCTCGAGCCCGCGGAGGCTGCCGTGATCGGCGTCGCCGCACGGGTCTGGCAGAGCGCGCGCCTCGGTGACGCGACCGCCGTCGCCCTCCGCAAGCTCGTCGCCGCAGGCGTCCCCGTCGATCCCGACGCGCTCTCCGGTGTCGAGCCCCGCCTCGCCGCGAGCGAGCCCGCCTTCGAGGCGGTCTGGGACGCGGTCGTCACCCGTACCCCCGTCACCTTCCTGTACGAACGCGCCGATGGCGCACGCGCCCAGCGGGTCGTCGAGCCGTGGCGCGTCGTGTCGTGGCACGGCCGCTGGTATCTCGTCGGCTACGACCGCGACCGCGCCGACCAGCGCCTCTTCCGTCTCAGCAGGGTCGTCGGAGACGTCGAGGCCGCCGGCGCGTCAATGGAATTCGACGTGCCGGACGACGCGGACGTCCGCGAGATCGCTGCCTCGCTGTTTCCCGCCCCGCCCACGTCCGACGCGGTCGTACGCGTACGCAAGGGCCGTGGCCTCGGGCTGCGGCGCCGCGCCACGACCCAGGAGCCCGGCGACGAGGGCTGGGACGTGATCGAGGTGCCGTACGGCTCGGCCGGCGAGCTGGCCTCCGACATCGCCTCGTACGGGCCCGACGCCGTCGCCGTGTCTCCTCCCGAGCTGCGCACCGAGGTCCGTGACCGCCTCGCCCGCGTCCTGGAGGTGTCGAGCCGGTGA
- the tatA gene encoding Sec-independent protein translocase subunit TatA, whose amino-acid sequence MFKQIGPMEIVLILAVLVLLFGAKKLPELARGSGRALRIFKSETKGLIDDDEDDKTTATTVKAVEEKPATLPSDVVQPTRPTAYDKHTDTP is encoded by the coding sequence ATGTTCAAGCAGATCGGCCCGATGGAGATCGTTCTCATCCTGGCTGTCCTGGTCCTGCTGTTCGGTGCGAAGAAGCTCCCCGAGCTCGCTCGGGGGTCGGGCCGTGCCCTGCGGATCTTCAAGTCGGAGACCAAGGGGCTCATCGACGACGACGAGGACGACAAGACGACTGCCACGACGGTGAAGGCCGTCGAGGAGAAGCCCGCCACGCTGCCGTCCGACGTGGTCCAGCCGACCCGGCCGACGGCGTACGACAAGCACACCGACACGCCCTGA
- the dop gene encoding depupylase/deamidase Dop yields the protein MTVRRVMGSEVEYGISVKGQPTANQMVASTQVVNAYASAHGLTRRARWDFEEENPLRDARGFDLSRDRADPTQLTDEDLGLANVILTNGARLYVDHAHPEYSTPECTTPRDVVLWEKAGELVMQRGAELASRMPGSPGLLLYKNNVDNKGASYGAHENYLMRRDVPFGAIVEHLTPFFVSRQVVCGAGRVGRQQDGSESGFQISQRADYFEVGVGLETTLKRPIINTRDEPHADPSKYRRLHVIIGDANLSEISAYLKLGTTSLVLAMIEAGFLGSGLELAQPINALYAISHDPSLRTTVNLADGRTVTALDLQWAYLEKAVAFVEQADDAVDLGAGQTKDVLDRWESVLTRLGSDPMGLREELDWVAKLALLESYRERDGLDWDHAKLHLVDLQYADLRPEKGLYHRLVRSGRMKRLLSDAEIERAVTEPPEDTRAYFRGSCLSRYPDAVAAASWDSVIFDLPGRDTLQRIPTMEPLRGTREHVGRLLEECETAQDLFNALTRR from the coding sequence ATGACGGTGCGACGGGTGATGGGATCCGAGGTCGAGTACGGCATCTCGGTGAAGGGGCAGCCCACGGCCAACCAGATGGTGGCGTCGACGCAGGTCGTGAACGCGTACGCCAGCGCTCACGGGCTGACCCGTCGCGCCCGCTGGGACTTCGAGGAGGAGAACCCGCTCCGCGACGCGCGCGGGTTCGACCTCAGCCGCGACCGCGCCGACCCGACCCAGCTCACCGACGAGGACCTCGGGCTCGCCAACGTCATCCTCACCAACGGCGCGCGCCTGTACGTCGACCACGCACACCCTGAGTATTCGACGCCCGAGTGCACGACGCCGCGCGACGTCGTCCTCTGGGAGAAGGCCGGCGAGCTCGTCATGCAGCGCGGCGCCGAGCTCGCGTCGCGGATGCCAGGATCACCCGGGCTGCTGCTCTACAAGAACAACGTCGACAACAAGGGTGCCTCGTACGGGGCCCACGAGAACTACCTGATGCGTCGCGACGTGCCGTTCGGCGCGATCGTCGAGCATCTGACGCCGTTCTTCGTCTCCCGCCAGGTGGTGTGCGGCGCCGGTCGGGTCGGACGGCAGCAGGACGGGTCCGAGAGCGGCTTCCAGATCAGCCAGCGTGCCGACTACTTCGAGGTCGGCGTCGGCCTGGAGACGACGCTCAAGCGGCCCATCATCAACACCCGCGACGAGCCGCACGCCGACCCGTCGAAGTATCGCCGCCTGCACGTCATCATCGGCGATGCCAACCTCTCCGAGATCTCCGCCTACCTCAAGCTCGGCACGACCTCGCTCGTCCTCGCGATGATCGAGGCGGGGTTCCTCGGCAGCGGTCTCGAGCTCGCCCAGCCGATCAACGCCCTCTACGCCATCTCCCACGACCCCTCGCTGCGCACCACGGTCAACCTCGCCGACGGTCGTACGGTCACCGCGCTCGACCTGCAGTGGGCGTACCTCGAGAAGGCGGTCGCGTTCGTCGAACAGGCCGACGACGCCGTCGACCTCGGTGCCGGCCAGACCAAGGACGTGCTCGACCGCTGGGAGTCGGTGCTGACGCGCCTCGGCAGTGACCCGATGGGGCTGCGTGAGGAGCTCGACTGGGTCGCCAAGCTGGCGCTACTGGAGTCCTACCGCGAGCGCGACGGCCTCGACTGGGACCACGCCAAGCTGCACCTCGTGGATCTCCAGTACGCCGACCTGCGCCCGGAGAAGGGCCTCTACCACCGCCTCGTACGGTCGGGGCGCATGAAGCGCCTGCTGTCCGACGCGGAGATCGAGCGCGCTGTCACCGAGCCGCCCGAGGACACCCGCGCCTACTTCCGCGGCAGCTGCCTGTCGCGCTACCCCGACGCCGTCGCCGCAGCGTCGTGGGATTCGGTGATCTTCGACCTCCCCGGACGCGACACGCTGCAGCGGATCCCGACCATGGAGCCGCTTCGAGGCACGCGCGAGCACGTCGGGCGCCTGCTGGAGGAGTGCGAGACCGCTCAGGACCTGTTCAACGCGCTCACCCGGCGCTAG
- the tatC gene encoding twin-arginine translocase subunit TatC: protein MPLAAHLRELRDRLLRAVLAIVAGTILAAFFYDQLLDFLTVPYFQAVETLEENGQDINEALTFSGIADPFTFALKISLVAGLVVSSPIWLYQIWAFIVPAMHRNERRWTILFCAIAGPLFIIGFITGYLVLPKGIELLMGFTPDFASNFNALPDYLAFVLRILLVFSVAFEIPLFVVLLSAMGAVSGAQLARSRAWIIVGTFVFAALATPSTDPLTMVVLALPMTLLFLIAEVIAHLVDRRRAKRAAAEGLAVSDDAMSEIVVERNLDDDRPSDLDDDETGGSRPAP, encoded by the coding sequence ATGCCGCTGGCCGCGCACCTGCGGGAGCTTCGTGACCGCCTCCTCAGGGCGGTGCTGGCGATCGTCGCCGGCACGATCCTCGCGGCATTCTTCTACGACCAGCTGCTCGACTTTCTGACCGTTCCGTACTTCCAGGCCGTCGAGACGCTGGAGGAGAACGGCCAGGACATCAACGAGGCGTTGACGTTCTCCGGCATCGCCGATCCGTTCACCTTCGCGCTCAAGATCTCCCTGGTCGCGGGGCTTGTCGTGTCGAGCCCGATCTGGCTCTACCAGATCTGGGCCTTCATCGTTCCTGCGATGCACCGCAACGAGCGCCGTTGGACGATCCTCTTCTGCGCGATCGCCGGCCCGCTGTTCATCATCGGGTTCATCACTGGCTACCTGGTGCTCCCCAAGGGCATCGAGCTCCTGATGGGCTTCACGCCCGACTTCGCCTCGAACTTCAACGCGCTCCCGGACTACCTGGCCTTCGTGCTCCGCATCCTGCTGGTGTTCTCGGTGGCGTTTGAGATCCCGCTGTTCGTCGTGCTCCTCAGTGCGATGGGTGCGGTGTCGGGCGCGCAGCTCGCCCGATCACGCGCATGGATCATCGTCGGGACCTTCGTCTTTGCCGCGCTCGCGACACCATCGACGGACCCGTTGACGATGGTCGTGCTGGCGCTGCCGATGACGCTGCTGTTCCTCATCGCCGAGGTGATCGCGCATCTCGTCGACCGTCGACGTGCCAAGCGCGCCGCAGCCGAGGGCTTGGCAGTCTCGGATGACGCGATGTCGGAGATCGTCGTCGAACGCAACCTCGACGACGACAGACCGAGCGACCTGGACGACGACGAGACGGGTGGCTCGCGCCCGGCCCCGTAG
- a CDS encoding ABC transporter permease → MTTTTTDTPIVAEKLDAVLASGPRPPRANAVTTTLAFGWRAILRIKHVPEQLFDVTLFPIISVLMFTYLFGGAIAGSTSAYLQFLLPGILVQTVVMITMYTGVALNTDIEKGVFDRIRTLPIWRPSALVGALLGDAVRYTLASLFVVTLGLILGYRPDGGVIGVLLGVVVLMVFCFAFSWLWTWVGLLARSPQSVMGISMMVLFPLAFLSPVFVDPKTMPEWLQAFVEVNPISHAVYAVRGLMSGDSVGDEVVWTFIAAAVMIAIFAPLTMRAYGRRR, encoded by the coding sequence ATGACCACCACGACCACCGACACCCCGATCGTCGCCGAGAAGCTCGACGCCGTCCTCGCCTCCGGGCCGCGCCCGCCGCGCGCCAACGCCGTGACGACGACACTGGCGTTCGGCTGGCGCGCCATCCTCCGGATCAAGCACGTCCCCGAGCAGCTCTTCGACGTGACGCTGTTCCCGATCATCTCGGTGCTGATGTTCACGTACCTGTTCGGCGGAGCCATCGCAGGTTCGACGAGCGCCTATCTCCAGTTCCTCCTGCCAGGCATCCTGGTCCAGACCGTCGTCATGATCACGATGTACACGGGCGTCGCGCTCAACACCGACATCGAGAAGGGCGTCTTCGACCGCATCCGTACGCTGCCGATCTGGCGGCCGTCGGCGCTCGTCGGTGCACTCCTCGGCGACGCCGTCCGCTACACCCTGGCCTCGCTCTTCGTCGTCACGCTCGGTCTGATCCTCGGCTACCGGCCGGACGGCGGCGTCATCGGCGTCCTGCTGGGCGTCGTGGTGCTGATGGTGTTCTGCTTCGCGTTCAGCTGGCTCTGGACATGGGTCGGGCTGCTTGCGCGCAGCCCGCAGTCGGTCATGGGCATCAGCATGATGGTGCTGTTCCCGTTGGCGTTCCTGAGCCCTGTCTTCGTCGATCCCAAGACGATGCCCGAGTGGCTGCAGGCGTTCGTCGAGGTCAACCCCATCTCGCACGCCGTGTACGCCGTTCGTGGTCTCATGTCCGGCGACTCCGTCGGCGACGAGGTCGTGTGGACGTTCATCGCGGCCGCGGTGATGATCGCGATCTTCGCGCCGCTGACCATGCGGGCGTACGGGCGCCGTCGCTGA
- a CDS encoding ubiquitin-like protein Pup encodes MARDGGQQHKTTRKSTESEEDVEVAPAEDVAERKEKLDDDIDSILDEIDDVLEENAEEFVRSFVQKGGQ; translated from the coding sequence ATGGCACGCGACGGCGGACAGCAACACAAGACCACACGCAAGAGCACCGAGTCCGAAGAGGACGTCGAGGTCGCGCCCGCGGAGGACGTCGCCGAGCGCAAGGAGAAGCTCGACGACGACATCGACTCCATCCTCGACGAGATCGACGACGTGCTCGAGGAGAACGCCGAGGAGTTCGTGCGCAGCTTCGTGCAGAAGGGCGGACAGTGA
- a CDS encoding ATP-binding cassette domain-containing protein, with product MDSGIAIETQELVKTFGDKRAVDGIDLRVPEGGVYGFLGPNGAGKTTTIQILATLLKPDGGSAKVFGHDVARDPDSVRSLVSLTGQYSSVDEDLTGRENLQLLGRVLGFSREQARGRCDDLLEAFGLTDAATKQVKRYSGGMRRRLDIAASIVVTPQLLFLDEPTTGLDPRSRNQVWDIVRALTARGTTVLLTTQYLDEADQLAERIAVIDTGRIIAEGTSSQLKASVGSGALHVHLHDPADRTRAIDILTRAFGDEVFPGSDPADVTGRVDDRSKVPAALATLAADGVELAGFSYGQPTLDEVFLALTGHTAEDAEVSVEASDTEGAVA from the coding sequence ATGGACAGCGGGATCGCGATCGAGACGCAAGAGCTCGTCAAGACGTTCGGAGACAAGCGCGCGGTGGACGGGATCGACCTGCGCGTGCCTGAGGGCGGTGTCTACGGGTTCCTTGGACCCAACGGCGCGGGCAAGACCACGACGATCCAGATCCTGGCGACGCTGCTCAAACCTGACGGCGGCTCTGCAAAGGTCTTCGGGCACGACGTGGCGCGTGACCCTGACTCCGTACGAAGCCTGGTGAGCCTGACCGGCCAGTACTCCTCGGTCGACGAGGACCTCACCGGCCGCGAGAACCTCCAGCTCCTCGGACGCGTGCTCGGGTTCTCTCGCGAGCAGGCGCGCGGGCGGTGCGACGACCTCCTCGAGGCATTCGGCCTGACCGACGCCGCCACCAAGCAGGTCAAGCGCTACTCCGGTGGCATGCGGCGGCGCCTCGACATCGCGGCGAGCATCGTCGTCACGCCCCAGCTGCTGTTCCTCGACGAGCCGACGACGGGCCTCGATCCGCGCAGCCGCAACCAGGTCTGGGACATCGTCCGCGCCCTGACCGCGCGCGGCACGACGGTCCTGCTCACCACCCAGTACCTCGACGAGGCTGACCAGCTCGCGGAGCGGATCGCCGTCATCGACACCGGCCGCATCATCGCCGAGGGCACGAGCAGCCAGCTCAAGGCGTCGGTCGGGTCCGGTGCCCTCCACGTCCACCTGCACGACCCGGCCGACCGCACCCGTGCGATCGACATCCTCACCCGTGCGTTCGGCGACGAGGTGTTCCCCGGCAGCGATCCCGCGGACGTCACGGGTCGCGTCGACGACCGGTCCAAGGTGCCGGCGGCGCTCGCGACGCTGGCTGCTGACGGCGTCGAGCTCGCCGGCTTCAGCTACGGCCAGCCGACCCTCGACGAGGTCTTCCTCGCTCTGACGGGCCACACCGCCGAAGACGCCGAGGTCTCCGTGGAGGCCTCCGACACAGAAGGAGCGGTGGCATGA
- a CDS encoding YafY family protein, giving the protein MSPSAKQIERMLALVPYLRTNDGVPVTEVAELFGVPKAQIVKDLNVLWFCGLPEAVSGEMIDVDMDALNADGVVYIDNADFLKRPLRLNGYEAASLITALRALKETVAGRDLAALESALAKLTAATGDADLGAGAAEVLVEDAESQVHERVAEALRQGRRLHLQYRVESRDELTDRDVDPLRLITAEGRLYLEGWCYRAHDVRLFRLDRVERIEILDDAVAEHEGVEPRDYATRLFQPHDDAYEAVVALHPNALWVREYVDHTELGTDEDGWVRIKVVTGDEAWLKRFVLRAGGNIRVVEPTRLAEQIVSETRASLAAYDAE; this is encoded by the coding sequence GTGAGCCCGTCCGCGAAGCAGATCGAGCGGATGCTCGCACTCGTCCCCTATCTGCGCACGAACGACGGGGTTCCCGTCACCGAGGTCGCCGAGCTGTTCGGGGTCCCCAAGGCTCAGATCGTCAAGGACCTCAACGTGCTGTGGTTCTGCGGACTACCCGAGGCGGTGTCCGGCGAGATGATCGATGTGGACATGGACGCGCTCAACGCCGACGGTGTCGTCTACATCGACAACGCCGACTTTCTGAAGCGGCCGCTGCGCCTCAACGGCTACGAGGCCGCGTCGCTGATCACGGCGCTGCGCGCCCTCAAGGAGACCGTCGCCGGACGCGATCTGGCGGCGCTGGAGTCCGCGCTCGCCAAGCTGACCGCGGCGACCGGCGACGCCGACCTCGGCGCGGGCGCGGCCGAGGTTCTCGTCGAGGACGCCGAGTCGCAGGTCCACGAGCGGGTCGCTGAGGCGCTGCGCCAGGGACGCCGACTCCACCTCCAGTACCGCGTCGAGTCACGCGACGAGCTGACCGACCGTGACGTCGACCCGTTGCGGCTGATCACCGCGGAGGGACGCCTCTACCTCGAGGGTTGGTGCTACCGCGCGCACGACGTGCGGCTCTTCCGCCTGGACCGCGTCGAGCGCATCGAGATCCTTGACGACGCCGTGGCGGAGCACGAGGGGGTCGAGCCCCGCGACTACGCCACCCGACTGTTCCAGCCGCACGACGACGCGTACGAGGCCGTGGTCGCGTTGCACCCCAACGCCTTGTGGGTTCGGGAGTATGTCGACCACACTGAGCTCGGCACCGACGAGGATGGTTGGGTCCGGATCAAGGTCGTCACGGGTGACGAGGCGTGGCTCAAGCGCTTCGTCCTTCGCGCCGGAGGTAATATCCGTGTGGTGGAGCCCACACGTCTCGCCGAGCAGATAGTCAGCGAGACTCGTGCTTCACTTGCGGCGTACGATGCCGAATGA
- the prcB gene encoding proteasome subunit beta — MLPEAFLTSGSSSFTEFLARHQPELLPSARLGEATVTQQITHATTIVAATFPGGVVMAGDRRATMGNVIAQRDIQKVFPADEFSAVGIAGTAGIAVEMTRLFQLELEHYEKIEGIPLSTDGKANRLATLIRNNLAMAMQGLAVVPLFAAYDLDAEVGRIFVFDVTGNRNEERSFHSVGSGSMFARGALKKLYRPDLSETEAVTACIQALYDAADDDSATGGPDLTRRIFPMVAVITADGYHAYEDDTTAAIADRVIGGRMTRPDGPSAPVE; from the coding sequence ATGCTGCCTGAGGCCTTCCTGACCTCCGGTTCCTCCTCGTTCACCGAGTTTCTCGCGCGGCACCAGCCCGAGCTGCTGCCGTCCGCGCGGCTCGGAGAAGCGACGGTGACCCAGCAGATCACCCACGCGACGACGATCGTTGCCGCGACCTTCCCGGGCGGCGTCGTGATGGCGGGGGACCGGCGCGCGACGATGGGCAACGTCATCGCGCAGCGTGACATCCAGAAGGTCTTCCCTGCAGACGAGTTCTCCGCGGTCGGCATCGCCGGCACCGCGGGCATCGCCGTCGAGATGACGCGCCTGTTCCAGCTCGAGCTCGAGCATTACGAGAAGATCGAGGGCATCCCGCTCTCGACCGATGGCAAGGCCAACCGCCTGGCGACGCTCATCCGTAACAACCTCGCGATGGCGATGCAGGGCCTGGCCGTGGTGCCGCTGTTCGCCGCGTACGACCTCGACGCCGAGGTCGGCCGCATCTTCGTGTTCGACGTGACCGGCAACCGCAACGAGGAACGTTCGTTCCACTCGGTCGGGTCCGGTTCGATGTTCGCGCGCGGAGCCCTCAAGAAGCTCTACCGTCCCGATCTCAGCGAGACCGAGGCGGTGACGGCCTGCATCCAGGCGTTGTACGACGCCGCCGACGACGATTCCGCGACCGGTGGGCCCGACCTCACCCGTCGGATCTTCCCGATGGTCGCCGTCATCACCGCCGACGGCTACCACGCGTATGAGGACGACACGACGGCCGCGATCGCCGACCGGGTCATCGGTGGGCGCATGACACGGCCCGACGGCCCCTCGGCCCCGGTCGAGTAG